The following proteins are co-located in the Legionella busanensis genome:
- the yidD gene encoding membrane protein insertion efficiency factor YidD — protein sequence MEKIKYFLRQMTSFPIILYRLFIRPMLRPSCRFYPSCSEYALSAINHFGVFKGIKLMCCRLLRCHPWSAGGYDPVLHNEEKS from the coding sequence ATGGAAAAAATTAAATACTTTCTACGTCAAATGACTAGTTTTCCAATAATCCTTTATCGATTATTTATTCGCCCTATGTTAAGGCCAAGTTGCCGCTTTTATCCTAGTTGTTCTGAATATGCTTTATCAGCAATTAATCATTTTGGTGTTTTTAAAGGTATAAAGTTAATGTGTTGTCGTTTACTCCGTTGCCATCCCTGGTCAGCAGGAGGTTACGATCCTGTGTTACATAATGAAGAGAAATCTTGA
- the rnpA gene encoding ribonuclease P protein component: MYDFDKKRRLIAKSDYDYVFAQANKVIIQEFIILYRQNSLGYARLGLSLSKKKIAKACQRNRLKRLVREYFRTQDLPAVDIIFLARHGAGKVENRLIIAHLGNAWKKLNTFYVK; this comes from the coding sequence GTGTATGATTTTGACAAAAAACGCCGCTTAATCGCGAAAAGTGATTATGATTACGTGTTTGCACAAGCCAATAAAGTTATAATCCAGGAATTTATTATTTTATATCGACAGAATTCCTTGGGCTATGCAAGATTAGGGCTTTCCTTGTCAAAAAAGAAAATAGCAAAAGCATGTCAACGAAATAGACTGAAGCGTTTGGTACGTGAATATTTTCGCACGCAAGACTTACCTGCAGTCGATATTATTTTTTTAGCAAGACATGGGGCAGGAAAAGTAGAAAATAGATTAATTATTGCACATTTAGGTAATGCATGGAAAAAATTAAATACTTTCTACGTCAAATGA
- the rpmH gene encoding 50S ribosomal protein L34, which produces MKRTYQPSKLKRKRDHGFRQRMATRGGRLVLKRRRAKGRKRLSA; this is translated from the coding sequence ATGAAGCGTACATACCAGCCTAGTAAGCTAAAACGCAAGCGCGATCATGGATTTCGTCAACGTATGGCAACCCGAGGAGGCCGCCTTGTATTAAAGCGTCGACGTGCAAAAGGACGTAAACGTTTATCAGCTTAG